The window ACGTGGTGCGCGAGAGCCCGTCGCAGCGCGGCCTGCTGGTGCTGGGCACCGACGACGCGCTGTGGTGGTCGCGCGACAGTGGGGCGCGGTGGACGCGCTTCAACACCTTCCCCACGGCGCCGGTGTGGGACCTGAAGTTCGCCCAGCGCACGCACGACCTGGTGGTGGCCACGCACGGCCGCGGCCTGTTCGTGCTGGACGACCTGTCGCCGGTGGAGCAGCTGACAGCGGACGTGGAGCGCAGCGCCTTCGAGCTGTTCCGCCCGCTGCCGGCCACGAGCACGTGGGGCCGCACACCGCAGGCGGTGGATCCCGCGCAGTTCCAGGTGCCCGCCGCGCCGCGCGGCGCCGTGATCAACTACTGGCTGGCGAACAAGGCCGAAGCGGCTTCCGGCGCCCGTCGCGGCGGCGGCGCGGGGACGGGAGATTCGGTCCGTGCGAGTGCGAGGGCCGGCGCGCAGGCCGGCGGACGCGCGGGTGGACGCCCGGGCGCGGGCGCGTCGGCCGAGATGGGTGGGACCGGAGTCCCGAGCAGCCCGGCGGCCGGAGCGGACACCGCTTCGGATCCGGCCGCGGGCGGAGGCGGGCGCGGAGGGCCGGGCGGGCGCGGGCGGCGCGGGCCGGTGCGCGTGGTGATCCTGGACGCGGCGGGCGACACGGTGGCCACGGGCGATGCGCCCGGCGAGAAGGGCATCAACCGCTACGTGTGGAACCTTCGCTACGCCGGGCCCACGCGGCTGGACTTCGACCAGGAGACGCAGGGCGAGGGCGGCGGGGGTGGTGGCGGCGGGCGCGGCGGCTTCGCGGCGCTGCCGGGCACATACACGGCCGTGGTGACGGCGAACGGCGTCACGCGCACGGCGCCCGTGCAGGTGCTGCCCGATCCCCACCTCGCGTACGACGTGGCGGCGGGACAGGCGCAGCTCGCGGCGTCTCGCCGTCTCCAGCACCAGGTCTCGGCGCTGAACACCATGCTGAACCGCCTTCACTCGCTGCGCGCGCAGCTCCAGGGCACCGCGCGCCTGTACGGCGGCGAGGACGGCACGGGGAGCCCCGAGGTGCTGGCGCGCGGGCGGGCGCTGGACCGGCAGCTGCGGGCGCTCTCGGACTCCATCTACAACCCGGACGTGCAGCGCGGCGTGGTGCAGGACGACATCCACTACCTGAGCGACTTCTACGGCACGCTCACCGGCCTGGGCTTCGGGTTCGGCGGGCCGCCGCAGGCGCCCAGCCCGCTGCTGATGGAGAACATCCAGCAGGTGAGCGCGCGCCTGAACCAGTTCCTGGCGCGCTACAACCAGCTCGTGCAGACCGACGTCGCGGCGTACAACCAGTTCGCCGTGGCCCACTCGGCCCCGGTGCTCGTGGCCGGCCCGCCCGTCACCGTCAAGCCGTAGCGGTCATGGACCGGTAGATGTGAAGCCGTCTCGCCGGGTTCGCCGCGCGCTGCACGGCCCGGCGGGACGGCAGGGAGATGAAGTGCAGTGGAAGTGCGGTGGATGGACGGCAGAAGGCCCCGTCGCGAGCGCGGCGGGGCCTTTGGTCGATCCGATGACGTGGGAGCTACGCTTCTCCCGTTGGGAACGCGGTCGTCCGGCAGGGCTTCCGTGACCGCGGATTAGCGGCGGCCGGGGGCGGGAGCGTCGGGCTCGATGGCGAACGTGATGTCGCGCTCCTGGCCCGCCCGCCGCACGTGCAGCGTGTAGACGGTGCCCACTTGCGCGTCATGGAACACGTCCCACTCGCGCATGTCCCTGCCGTTCACGGTGAGCACCGTGTCGCCCAGCATAAGCCCGGCACGCTGCACGGCGGAACCCTGCTTGATCCCGCGTACCTGCGGGTACACGGGCCAGCGCTCGCCCGGATGGTACGCATGAGGGCCGATCAGGTTGACGTCGAAGTAAGGCAGGAAGCCTGGGGTAGGCCGGGTCGAAGGTTCTGCCTTCATCTCGACTTCTATCACCTCCTCCCCGGGCTTGGGTTCGCGCCGCAGCGAAGACCAGCCGCCTTCGGTAACCACGCGTTCTGGTTGCGGTACGCTGGGGGAGGGCGACGAAACGGCGCAGGCGCCGAGGGCGAGGGCCAGGCCCACTCCGGTTGCGGAGACGGCGCGGGCGAGCGGGTGCTTGGGGCGGGATGCGCTCATGGTCACGATCCTGTGCTCGAGGTGGGACGCCGCCGCCGTCCAGGAGGGGACGGGCAGCATGGGGAAGGGTTCGCGGGACGCGGCGCCCAACAGCACGCGGCCGTACTCGCGCAGGTCGGCGCCGGCGCGCAGGACGCGGGCGTCGCAGTCGGTCTCCACCGCCAGGCGGAGGCGGCGGTGCTGCCACCACAGCCCGGGGCTCCAAGGCATCGCGGCCACGGCCAGCGCGGACACCGCGAGCAGCCACGCATCTCCCGCCCGCACGTGCTCCTGCTCGTGCCGGACGATCAGCCCGCGCTCTTCCGGCGGTGCCTCCATCGCCCAGCGGGGGAGGACGATGGCGGGGTGGAGGAGGCCCACCACGGCGGGCCCGGCCGTGTCCGCCACGCGCACCGGGACCCCGTCCGCCCACGCGCCTGGCGAGCGCTCGCGCACCCGTCGGAGCCGGGCGTAGCCCACCGCGAGCGACGCCACCCACGCTGCCGAGAGCGCCATCCACAGCACGGGTAGGACGACGCGGAGCGGAGGCAGCGTGAACCTGGCGGAACCGGACGCCGGTCCCACGGCGGCGGGGAGAGCGCCCGCGGCTGCTCCGTCTCCCGCCCCGAGGCCGATGGGGATGGCGGCGCCGGGCAGCGCATCCGGCATCCACAGCGAAAGCAGCGGGAGGAGGACGGAGGTGGCGAGCGCGGCGGCCCACGCCCAGCGGCGCGGCAGGCCGCACCACGCCGCCGCGCGCTCCACGCACAGGCCCGCCAGCCCCAGCAGCGCCGCGGCCAGGACGGCGCGCAGCATCCACGCGGCGGTCACGGCTCCTCCCGTTCGGCGAGGCGTTCGTCCAGCAGGTCGCGCATGCGCTGCAGCTCTTCCGGCGGCAGGGCGCGCTCGCTCACCAGCTGCGCCAGGAGCATGGCCGCGGAGCCATGGAACACCTTGTCCATGATGCGCCCCAGCGCGCTTCCGCCCGCCTCGTCCTGGTCGGTCACCGGGTAGTAGCGGTACGCGCGGCCTTCCTTGGCGTGGCGCACGCGCCCCTTGCTCTCCAACGTCTGGAGGACCCACAGCACGCTGGTGTACGCCAGCGGGTCCGCCAGCCCGGCGCGCACCTCGGCCACCGTGCCCGAGCCTTCGCGCCACAGGATGCTCATCACGTCCAGCTCGCGGTGCGTCAGGCGGTGCTCTTCCGTCATCTTCCCTCCTCTCGCTACGGGTTCTCCAGTAGGATACATGCGCCCAATGAGTCTGTCAACGGGTTTCCCCGTAGGTGCCTTCCGGCAGCGATTCCAATCGCGTTCGATGAACGGAAACCGGCAAGGTTTTCTATCCGCAAGATGGGCGGAGCACAGGAATCAACCCGAGTCCGCGGACAGGTCGATAGCATCATCACAGCCGGCACGCCGGGGAACTGGTGGTGCAGCAGGGGGATGCGCGGTGTGCGCATCTGCGGTGTACGGCTGTCGTTCCGGCGCAGGGTGGAGGCGTGGCAGCGGCACGGGATTGGCAGATCGGCACAGGTGAAGGGTGCGTCATGAACTGCTACACAGAGGAGGGAACATGCTCCTGTTCGCATTGGCTTCCGGCCTGCTGCTGGCCGTCGCTGCACTGCTGGTAGGCGCGCTCCGGGCGCACGAGGACGAGCACATCGTGGTGCTGAGCTGGGAAGACCGAGGGTTCGTGCTGCTGGAGCGGGTGAGCGAAGGCTGCTACGAGATCCGCCCGCCGGTCCTGCTCCCGCTGGTCGTCGCGCGGTACGCGATCATCCGCGCGAAGGCCGCCGCGGGCAGCCGCCACTGGCGCCTCACGATGGCGCCGCGGCATCGCCCCGCGCTGGCGCACCTGCCGAAGGGCCGGTAACGCGGCAGACGAAGATCGGAGCCGGGTGATATCGCCCGATCCACATCTACCGAAAAACGAAGAGGCGCCTCCTCGCGGGGGCGCCTCTTCCGTTCGTGGTGCGGCGATGCGGTCAGTCGGGTGCGTGCTCGGGCGCGCCGTGCTCGACGGGGAGGCCGGATGCCTGCCATTTGCCGAAGCCGCCGGTCATGTTGAGCACGTCGCGGACGCCGTGGGCACGCAGCACGCTCGCGGCGATGCCGGAGCGCCCGCCGCCCTGGCAGTGCAGCACGACGGGGCGATCGGACGGCAGCTCGTCCAGGTGCTCCGCCAGACGGCCGAGCGGCACATTTCGCACGCCGGGTACGTGGCCCGCCTCCCACTCCTCCGGCCGCCGAACGTCGATCACCTCCACCTCGCCGCGCTCCAGCATCGCCGCGACCTCGTCGGTCGTCGCATGGGCGATGGTGCCCGGTTCGCCGCCCGCGGCCGTCCACGCATCTACCGTCGCCGTGTCGAACCAGCCTTCCACACGGTCGACGCCGATGGAGCGCAGGGCGCGGACTGCCTCGTCCACGCGCGCCTCGGCGACGACGAGGTAGATGGCGGCGTCGTACGGGACGTGCCAGCCGGCCCAGGTCACGAACGACTTGTTGAGCGGGAAGTTGAGCGTGCCGGGAACGAACCCCGCACCGAACTCGGCCGTGGTGCGTGTGTCGATGACCATCTCGCCCGCGTCGAGCCGCGGCTGGAGGCGGGCGTCGTCCAGCCGCGGCGGGCGGGGCGCGTCGCCCAGGACGGGCGGGCCGTTACGGTTGATGCGCTTCACTTCGGCGAAGTAGCGCGGCGGGTCGGGCTGGCCGGCGAGCACCATCTCCACGAAGGCATCCTCGTCCGTCACCTGGAAGGCGCGGTTGAAGAGCTTCTCGTAGCCCAGCGTGGTCTGCGGAACCGCGCCCAGCGCCTTGCCGCAGGCGGACCCGGCGCCGTGCCCCGGCCAGAGCTGGAGGTAGTCCGGCAGCGCGCGGAACCGCTCGACGTTGCGGAACAGGTCGCGCGCCGCACCCTGGGCCGAGCCGGCGACGTGCACGGCCTTCTCCAGCAGATCGGGGCGGCCGACGTCGCCCACGAAGACGAAGTCGCCGGTGAAGATGCCCATCGGCCGGTCGGCCTGTGCGGTGTCGGTGACGGCGAAGCAGAGGTGCTCGGGCGTGTGGCCGGGGGTGTGGATGGCCCGAACGCGGATGCGGCCGACCTGGAACGTGTCGCCGTCGCGCATCTCCACGGCGCCGTCGCGGCTCGCGTACATGTAGCGCCAGCGCGCGTCGCCCTCGGCGGACAGGTGCAGGCGGGCGCCCGTGCGGGCCGCCAGCTCGCGCGCGCCGGAGACGAAATCCGCGTGCACGTGCGTCTCGGCGACGCGGGTGATGCGCAGCCCCTCGGCGGCCGCGGCGTCCACGTAAGGCTGCACGTCGCGCGCGGGGTCGATCACCAGCGCCTCGCCGGCGTCGCCCACCATGTAGCTGGCCTGCGCCAGGTTCTCGTCGTAGAAGCGCTTGAGGATCATTCGGCTCGCTCGGGACGTGCGCGGAAAGGTGCTCCGCCGTGCATCTGGGGATTCTGTGTCGCGCCGGGAGTTTAACAGATGGACGGGGTTGATGCACGGCCCTCACCCGGCGGCCTGAGAGCCGCCACCCTCTCCCGCAAGCGGGAGAAGGCAATTACGGCGGGGAGATCGGTGCGGATCGGCGGTTTGGTCGGGGCTGTGATCGTTGCGGAAGGAGAAGCAGCGTCGGCTTGCACAGGACTCTCGGCAGCAGGCCGCGCAGCGGTCTTCGCGCCTTCATAGCCCGCGCGTTCACGCGCCCGGGCGGTGACGACGGCGCTCTCACGGGCTCGCTACGACGCGTCGTCGTTGTCGCCGTCGAGCAAGCCGCGGACGAAAGTCGTGATTGCAGCGAGGACGGCGGCGGGCTGGTCGCGGTGGGGGGAGTGGCCGCAGGCGGGGAGGACGAGGCGGGTGACGGGAGAGGCGCAGCCGGACTGAATGGCATCTACCTGGGCGAGGGTGCCGTATTCGTCGTTCTCGCCCTGGATGACGAGGACGGGGACGCGGATGGACGGCAGATAGGACTCGATGTTCCAGGCGCGGAAGGCGGGATCGAGCCAGGCACCGCTCCAGCCGCGGAAGGCGGACTCGGTGTTCGCGCCGTGGTAGCGCTCCAGGCCGCGCCGCAGTGCCCCGCCCGCCTGGAACGCGTCGCGGGCGGCGCCGATGCTGGCGACGGTGACGTCCTCCACGAAGACGTGCGGGGCTTCCACGACGATGCCGCGGATGCGCTCGGCGTGCGCGCTGCCGGCGTGGATCAGCGCGATGGATGCACCGTCGCTGTGGCCGACGAGGATGGCGTCGCGGATGGCGAACGCGTCCAGCACGCGCGGAAGCTCTTCCTGGGCTTCGGCGTGCATGAACGTCACGGGCCAGGGCGGCGGCAGCGGGTCCGAGCCGCCGTAGCCGCGCCGGCTGTAGACGAGCGCGCCCAGCCCCGTCGCCTCCGCCACGCGTGCCGGGAAGTCGCGCCACATCGCGACGCTGCCCAGGCCCTCGTGGAAGAAGACGAGCGTGGGCGCGCCATCTTCCGGAGACGGGCCGTGCAACGCGTATTCGATGGCGTGCGAACCGAGGCGGATGGTGGCCATCAGGGTAACCCGGCCGAAGATGCTGTTCGGGCGAGATCACGGCGTGCCGGAAGCGGCATCGCGGCCCAGCGCCTGGCGCCTGAAGACGCGCCTACGACGGAACGAAGGCCACCCTGCGTGGCCTGCTGCGTGGAGATCGGTGCGGAGCACGGGCATCGGTGCGGCGGTCAGGATGCGGCGGCAGATGTGGGCGCGGCGGGATGGTCCGCCGGGTGCTCGGCCAGCGCGTCGGCGATTGGGGATGTGCCGGTGAGCGCGAGCTGGGCGGCGGCGCGGCCGCAGAGGGCGCCGACCACGTTGCCCGTGCCGCGGTAGCCGCCGGCAGCCCAGACGCGCGGGCGGACCTCGTCGAGCACGGGCAGTAGCGTGGACGAGTAGCCGACCGATGCGGCCCAGCGGTGCGTAACCGTTGCACGGACGCCGATGGTTTCGCGGAGGAAGCGCTCGAGGAGCGACTGCATGAAGTCGGTGGGCTCGGCGGCGTGGGTCCACTCCGCGTCGAGGGCGTGGTCGCGGAAGCCGCCCAGGGTCACGCGGCCGTCCGGGAGCTGCTGCCAATACTCGTAGCCGTAGCGCGAATAGACGGGGCGGGGGATGGAGACCTCCGGCGCGGGCCCCGTGGCGAGCATCTGCAGGCGTGCGGTGCGGACGCGGCCCTCCAGCTCGGGGAGGAGGCGCTCCAGCCGCCCATCTACCGCGACGATGACGGCGCCGCAGCGGATGGTGCCGGCGGGCGTGGCGACAGCAGCTCCCGAGATGGAGACGGCGGGCGAGTGCTCGAAGAGGCGCGCACCAGCGGCGATGGCGCGGGTCGCGAGCGTGCGGCAGCGGCGTAGCGGCTGGAACGATGCATCGAGCGGGAAGAGCAGGCCGCGGCCTTCCGGCCCCTCATACGGCTCCACCGGCAGCCCGTCGGCGCGCATGGCGGCGAGCTGGGCGTCGCAGTCCGCGGCCTCGTCTGCCGAGGCGGCGACGCGGAGGGAGCCGGTGCGGCGTACCGCGTCCGGCGTTTCGGCGGCGATGCGCTCCAGCTCGTCTATCGTCAGGCGGTAGATGCGGGCGGCCCGCTCGCGCCCCAGCTCCCGCGCCGCGTCGTGGTGGAACGCGGCGATGCCCGCCAGCAGGAAGCCGCCGTTGCGCCCAGCCGCGCCCCCGCCCACCATCCCCGCGTCGATCCCCACCACGCTCGCGCCAACCCCCAGCAGCTCGCCGGCGGCGGAGAGGCCGGAGCCGCCCAGGCCGACGACGCACACGTCCGCCGTGACGTCGCCCTCCAGCCGCGGCAGGGGCGTCCACGGTGCATCGTCCCACACGGGCACGTTGTCGGTCATCGTCCGTCGGTCGGGGGAAGGCGGGGCCGGTGAGATCGATCGCATCTCACGCATCGGCGGAGATGGCGGGGCGGCCGGTATGTTCATCGCTCGCGGCGGCGGATGCAAGGCCGGGGCACATCTACCGACCTTCGCCGGGCGGACGCCGCTCATCTGCCGAAGCTCTGTCGACACGCCGCGGGAGATGGACGGCCGCGCATCTCCCGAGCGTCTGCGCGGTGCGAAAACTGCGCGAAGGGCGGCGGACGGGGCGCGGACCAGACCACCGGGAGAGCGATGCTGCGGCTGACGGAGAGGGGGCTGTTCTGCGAGGCGGGCGACTTCTACATCGACCCGTGGCAGCCTGTGGACCGCGCGGTCATCACCCACGCCCACGGCGACCACCTGCGCTGGGGCTGCCGCCGCTACCTGGGCTCGCGCGAGGGCGAACGGGTGATGCGCACGCGCCTGGGCAGCGGCGCGCACGTGCAGACGGTGGAGTACGGGCAGGCGCTCACGGTGCGCGGGGTGCGCATCTCGCTGCACCCGGCGGGGCACATCCTGGGCTCGGCGCAGGTGCGCGTGGAGCACCGCGGCCATGTGTGGGTGGTGAGCGGCGACTACAAGACCGAGCCGGACCCCACCTGCACGCCGTTCGAGCCGGTGCGCTGCCACGGCTTCGTGACGGAGAGCACGTTCGGGCTGCCCATCTACCGGTGGGCGCCGCAGCAGCAGGTGTTCGACCACATCAACGCCTGGTGGCGCGCCAACCAGGAGGCCGGCAAGGCGAGCGTCCTGTTCGGCTACGCCCTGGGCAAGGCGCAGCGGATGCTAGCGGGGCTGGACCCGTCCATCGGGCCGATCTTCGCGCACGGGGCCACGGAGAAGCTGAACCGCGACTACCGCGCGAGCGGCGTGGAGCTGCCCCCCAGCCGCTACGTGGGCGAGGCGGAGAAGGGCACCGACTGGAGCCGGGCGATGATCCTGGCGCCGCCTTCCGCCAACGGCACGCCGTGGATGCGGCGCTTCGGCGCGGTGTCCACCGGCTTCGGGAGCGGGTGGATGCGCATTCGCGGCGCCCGCCGACGCCGCTCGGTGGATCGCGGCTTCGTGCTCTCGGACCACGTGGACTGGCCGTCGCTCCTCGCGTCGGTCGACGCGACGGGGGCGGAGACGGTGTGGGTCACGCACGGCTACCGCGAGCCCGTGGTCCGCTGGCTGCGCGACCGCGGCCTGCGCGCCGAAGCCATCGCCAGCCGCTGGGAAGGCGAATCCGACGAGGCCGACGTCGCCGTCACGACCGACGCCGCGGCAGCAGACGCAGTCGCGGACGAGACGGTGCAAGGCGTGTCGGGAGATGCCGAGACTTCGGCCGCAACTGCATCTCCCCAGACGATGGCCGAAGAGGACGTGCCGGATTTCGCGGAGGAGGGGTGATGCGGAGACGACATGCCTGGCGGTTGAAACCGCGGCAACAACTTCGCAAAGTCCGCCTTCGCGGACTAACCCCGAAGCCTTCGGCGCGACCGGAGCCCGGCTGCGCGATGATGCATCGACAACCCTCTCCCACGCAGTTTGTGGGGGAGGGTGCCGAGCCTAGGCGAGGCGGGAGGGGGCGTCGTGGGCGCCACGCACCGCCGGGAATCACCCGCAGGGAGGCAACGCCACAGCCTCACCGGGTTGAGTTCCGCGCGCGCTTCAGCTTCCACGCATCGCGCGGAGCCAACCCAACCCTCCGCCAGGCAGTTTTGGGGGAGGGTAGCGAGCCTGGGCGAGCTGGGAGGGGGCTCCGTTGAGAGCCTTCGCCGAGCTGTACGCCGCGCTGGACGAGACCACCAAGACGAACGAGAAGGTGGATGCGCTGGCGCGCTACTTCGCCGCCGTGCCGCCGGAAGACGCGGCGTGGGCGGTGCACTTCCTGAGCGGGAGGCGGCCCAAGCGGCTGGTGGGCTCGCGCAAGCTGACCGAGTGGGCGATGGAGGCCACGGGCACGCCGGACTGGCTGTTCGTGGAGTGCTACGAGGCCGTGGGCGACCTGGCGGAGACCATCGCCCTGCTCCTCCCGCCGTCGGGCGCATCGAGCGACCTGCCGCTGCGGCACTGGGTGGAGGAGCGCCTGCTGCCGCTGAAGGGCGAGGACGAGGCCACGCAACGCAGCGAGCTGCTGCGCGCCTGGGCGGAGCTGGACGGGCCGCAGGCGTACGTGTGGAACAAGCTGATCACCGGCAGCTTCCGCGTGGGCGTGTCGCAGAGCCTGGTGGTGCGCGCGCTGGGCCGCGTGAGCGGCGTGGACGAGGCCGCCGTCGCGCACCGCCTGATGGGCGCATGGGAGCCCACGGCGGAGTTCTACGCGCGTCTGCTGGGCGCGGACACGACCGACGCGGACGTGAGCCGGCCGTATCCCTTCTACCTGGCCTACCCGCTGGAGGCGGAGCCGGAGACGCTGGGCGAGGCGGCGGAGTGGCAGGTGGAGTGGAAGTGGGACGGCATCCGCGCGCAGGTCGTCCGGCGCCGCGGCTGCACGTACATCTGGTCGCGCGGCGAGGAGCTGATCACCGAGCGGTTCCCGGAGCTGGAGCAGGCGTCCGCGTTCCTGCCGGACGGCACGGTGCTGGACGGCGAGATCTTGCCGTGGATGGACGGCGCGCCGATGCCTTTCGCGCAGCTCCAGCGCCGCATCGGGCGGAAGGTGCTGGGGCCGAAGATATTGGCCGAGGTGCCCGTGGTGCTCGTCGCGTACGACCTGCTGGAGCTTGGCGGCGACGACGTGCGCGAGCGGCCGATGGCGTGGCGGCGAGAGAGGTTGGCGGAGCTTCTCGCGTCGCTTCCGTCCGCCGCGGCGGCGCGGATGCCGCTGTCCCCGATGGTGGATGCGGGCGATTGGGACGGGATCCGCACCGCCTTCCGCGGCTCGCGCGAGGTGCGGGCGGAGGGGCTGATGCTGAAGCGCGCCGACTCGCCGTATCGCGTGGGGCGGCGGCGGGGCGACTGGTGGAAGTGGAAGGTGGAGCCGTTCACCATCGACGCGGTTCTCATCTACGCTCAGCGCGGGCACGGCCGGCGCGCATCGCTCTACACCGACTACACGTTCGGCGTGTGGGACGGGGACCAGCTCGTCCCGTTCGCCAAGGCGTACTCCGGCCTGACCGACGAGGAGATCCGGCGCGTGGACTCGTTCGTGCGGCGCAACACGCTGCAAAAGTTCGGGCCCGTGCGCACCGTGAAGCCGGAGCTGGTGTTCGAGCTGGCGTTCGAGGGCATCCAGCGCTCGCCGCGCCACAAGTCCGGCGTGGCGGTGCGCTTCCCGCGAATGGTCCGCTGGCGCACGGACAAGAAGCCCGAAGACGCGGACTCGCTCCAGCAGATCGTGGACATGCTGGGGGATGGATGAGCGGCGGCGCGGCGGCCTCTCCATCGCGGGACAACACTCAGCCGGGAGATGCCGTGCAGCTCGTGTATCTGAGGGCGGACTGGTGCGGCGTGTGCCACGAGAAGACGCCCGTGGCGGAGGAGATCGCCCGCACCATGGGCGTGCCGCTGGAGATGCTCGATGCCGACCGCGAGCCCGAGAAGGCGCGCGCCGAGGCACTGCGCATCCGCCAGGTGCCCACGCTCGCGCTGGTGGACGGCGACCGCATCCGCTTCCGCCTCGTCGGCGAGATGATCACCGCCGATAACGTCGCCCGCCTCACCGAGATGACCGAACGAACGCCCCCGCCAGCCTGACGATCCTCGCCCCGATGAACCCCGCGAGGAAGTTCCGACGCGTATGGGTGCGATTCATCGCATCCGCTCCGCTTCAGATGGCGGCGGTGACGCGGAATCGGTCGATCCCGACGTCGTGATCGGGGTGGGACGAGATCGACACGTCGATAGATCGTAGCCTATGACGCATCCGGAGACTCGGTGCGGTCGGAGCCCGCCCGAAGGCCGCTGCGCGGCCTGCTGCGGAGAGGATGGCGAGGTCCTGAGGAAAACGAGAAGGGCGGCCGTGAGTGGCCGCCCTTCTCGTTTTCTCGATCGATCCACATCCACAGTCGGTGCCGGAATCTACCGGCGGGGTCGAAGGACGGTGTCCGGGACGAAGCCGACGACGCCCTGCGTGGCCTTGCCGGCGAACACCGCCGAGATGCCGCCGTCCACCGGCTCGACCCAGGCGGAGTCGCCGCGGGCGAGGTGGCCCGTGGTGTAGACGCCGTAGGTCACGTCCACGTCGCGGCGGGCCCAGCGCACCTCGCGGCCGGTCACCGGCACGTCGTCGCTGTACTGCACGCGCAGCACCTTGCCCAGCAGCACCCCGATGGCGAGCACGAGGATGATGGCGATCAAGCACCCCAGCACCAGGATGCCATCCTCGTTCGCCACCACCGAATGCCGGCGGGACGCGTCGTGGCGGGCACCGGCTTCGCCCTGTGCGGGCGCGGTCGGGAGATGCAGGGGCACGGACGTTCTCGGTATGACACGGGAGGCCCCGGCGGAAACGGCCGGCGGCGGGCGGAAGCACGGGCGGAGGAAACTACCCGCTCGGCCCCAGCGCCACCATCGGGGATTTCCCGACAGCCACTCCGGACGCG is drawn from Longimicrobiaceae bacterium and contains these coding sequences:
- a CDS encoding M56 family metallopeptidase, with amino-acid sequence MTAAWMLRAVLAAALLGLAGLCVERAAAWCGLPRRWAWAAALATSVLLPLLSLWMPDALPGAAIPIGLGAGDGAAAGALPAAVGPASGSARFTLPPLRVVLPVLWMALSAAWVASLAVGYARLRRVRERSPGAWADGVPVRVADTAGPAVVGLLHPAIVLPRWAMEAPPEERGLIVRHEQEHVRAGDAWLLAVSALAVAAMPWSPGLWWQHRRLRLAVETDCDARVLRAGADLREYGRVLLGAASREPFPMLPVPSWTAAASHLEHRIVTMSASRPKHPLARAVSATGVGLALALGACAVSSPSPSVPQPERVVTEGGWSSLRREPKPGEEVIEVEMKAEPSTRPTPGFLPYFDVNLIGPHAYHPGERWPVYPQVRGIKQGSAVQRAGLMLGDTVLTVNGRDMREWDVFHDAQVGTVYTLHVRRAGQERDITFAIEPDAPAPGRR
- a CDS encoding BlaI/MecI/CopY family transcriptional regulator, with translation MTEEHRLTHRELDVMSILWREGSGTVAEVRAGLADPLAYTSVLWVLQTLESKGRVRHAKEGRAYRYYPVTDQDEAGGSALGRIMDKVFHGSAAMLLAQLVSERALPPEELQRMRDLLDERLAEREEP
- a CDS encoding rhodanese-like domain-containing protein produces the protein MILKRFYDENLAQASYMVGDAGEALVIDPARDVQPYVDAAAAEGLRITRVAETHVHADFVSGARELAARTGARLHLSAEGDARWRYMYASRDGAVEMRDGDTFQVGRIRVRAIHTPGHTPEHLCFAVTDTAQADRPMGIFTGDFVFVGDVGRPDLLEKAVHVAGSAQGAARDLFRNVERFRALPDYLQLWPGHGAGSACGKALGAVPQTTLGYEKLFNRAFQVTDEDAFVEMVLAGQPDPPRYFAEVKRINRNGPPVLGDAPRPPRLDDARLQPRLDAGEMVIDTRTTAEFGAGFVPGTLNFPLNKSFVTWAGWHVPYDAAIYLVVAEARVDEAVRALRSIGVDRVEGWFDTATVDAWTAAGGEPGTIAHATTDEVAAMLERGEVEVIDVRRPEEWEAGHVPGVRNVPLGRLAEHLDELPSDRPVVLHCQGGGRSGIAASVLRAHGVRDVLNMTGGFGKWQASGLPVEHGAPEHAPD
- a CDS encoding alpha/beta hydrolase, encoding MATIRLGSHAIEYALHGPSPEDGAPTLVFFHEGLGSVAMWRDFPARVAEATGLGALVYSRRGYGGSDPLPPPWPVTFMHAEAQEELPRVLDAFAIRDAILVGHSDGASIALIHAGSAHAERIRGIVVEAPHVFVEDVTVASIGAARDAFQAGGALRRGLERYHGANTESAFRGWSGAWLDPAFRAWNIESYLPSIRVPVLVIQGENDEYGTLAQVDAIQSGCASPVTRLVLPACGHSPHRDQPAAVLAAITTFVRGLLDGDNDDAS
- a CDS encoding FAD-dependent oxidoreductase, whose protein sequence is MTDNVPVWDDAPWTPLPRLEGDVTADVCVVGLGGSGLSAAGELLGVGASVVGIDAGMVGGGAAGRNGGFLLAGIAAFHHDAARELGRERAARIYRLTIDELERIAAETPDAVRRTGSLRVAASADEAADCDAQLAAMRADGLPVEPYEGPEGRGLLFPLDASFQPLRRCRTLATRAIAAGARLFEHSPAVSISGAAVATPAGTIRCGAVIVAVDGRLERLLPELEGRVRTARLQMLATGPAPEVSIPRPVYSRYGYEYWQQLPDGRVTLGGFRDHALDAEWTHAAEPTDFMQSLLERFLRETIGVRATVTHRWAASVGYSSTLLPVLDEVRPRVWAAGGYRGTGNVVGALCGRAAAQLALTGTSPIADALAEHPADHPAAPTSAAAS
- a CDS encoding ligase-associated DNA damage response exonuclease — encoded protein: MLRLTERGLFCEAGDFYIDPWQPVDRAVITHAHGDHLRWGCRRYLGSREGERVMRTRLGSGAHVQTVEYGQALTVRGVRISLHPAGHILGSAQVRVEHRGHVWVVSGDYKTEPDPTCTPFEPVRCHGFVTESTFGLPIYRWAPQQQVFDHINAWWRANQEAGKASVLFGYALGKAQRMLAGLDPSIGPIFAHGATEKLNRDYRASGVELPPSRYVGEAEKGTDWSRAMILAPPSANGTPWMRRFGAVSTGFGSGWMRIRGARRRRSVDRGFVLSDHVDWPSLLASVDATGAETVWVTHGYREPVVRWLRDRGLRAEAIASRWEGESDEADVAVTTDAAAADAVADETVQGVSGDAETSAATASPQTMAEEDVPDFAEEG
- a CDS encoding ATP-dependent DNA ligase, which gives rise to MRAFAELYAALDETTKTNEKVDALARYFAAVPPEDAAWAVHFLSGRRPKRLVGSRKLTEWAMEATGTPDWLFVECYEAVGDLAETIALLLPPSGASSDLPLRHWVEERLLPLKGEDEATQRSELLRAWAELDGPQAYVWNKLITGSFRVGVSQSLVVRALGRVSGVDEAAVAHRLMGAWEPTAEFYARLLGADTTDADVSRPYPFYLAYPLEAEPETLGEAAEWQVEWKWDGIRAQVVRRRGCTYIWSRGEELITERFPELEQASAFLPDGTVLDGEILPWMDGAPMPFAQLQRRIGRKVLGPKILAEVPVVLVAYDLLELGGDDVRERPMAWRRERLAELLASLPSAAAARMPLSPMVDAGDWDGIRTAFRGSREVRAEGLMLKRADSPYRVGRRRGDWWKWKVEPFTIDAVLIYAQRGHGRRASLYTDYTFGVWDGDQLVPFAKAYSGLTDEEIRRVDSFVRRNTLQKFGPVRTVKPELVFELAFEGIQRSPRHKSGVAVRFPRMVRWRTDKKPEDADSLQQIVDMLGDG
- a CDS encoding thioredoxin family protein → MQLVYLRADWCGVCHEKTPVAEEIARTMGVPLEMLDADREPEKARAEALRIRQVPTLALVDGDRIRFRLVGEMITADNVARLTEMTERTPPPA